From the Cryptomeria japonica chromosome 2, Sugi_1.0, whole genome shotgun sequence genome, one window contains:
- the LOC131036851 gene encoding basic blue protein-like, whose product MTSQGRGSAVLLVVLIVVVNLQWRSVEGHVYTVGGTQGWGFHSYKKFSAVKYRAGDSLVFIYPQFEHKVVQVWSKEDYDKCVVSKGAKSYTSGRDKIVLKRGWNYFICPCKGHCSNGMKLKVKAF is encoded by the exons ATGACTAGCCAGGGAAGAGGCAGTGCAGTGCTTTTGGTGGTGTTGATTGTGGTGGTGAACCTTCAATGGAGATCTGTGGAAGGGCATGTTTACACAGTGGGAGGCACCCAGGGATGGGGATTTCATTCCTACAAAAAGTTCTCCGCTGTTAAGTACAGAGCTGGAGATAGCTTAG TGTTCATCTACCCACAATTTGAACACAAGGTAGTGCAGGTGTGGTCTAAGGAGGATTATGATAAGTGTGTGGTATCAAAAGGAGCAAAGAGCTATACCTCTGGACGGGATAAGATTGTACTGAAGCGGGGTTGGAACTATTTCATTTGCCCCTGTAAAGGGCATTGCTCAAATGGAATGAAGCTTAAAGTTAAAGCATTTTAG